Below is a genomic region from Enterobacteriaceae endosymbiont of Donacia cinerea.
CAATGATATTTTTTTTTTTCATCTATATAATAATAAGAATTAGCTAATACCATTCCTTGACATAATAATTTTTTAACTGGTTCATTAGTATGTAATAATCCTATATCTCTCATTAATTTATGAAAAAAACGAAAATATATTAAATGCATAGTAGCATGTTCTATGCCACCAATATATTGATCTACAGGTAACCAATATTTAGCAGTTTTTTTATTTATCATATTGTTTTTTTCATTAGTACAAGTATATCTTGCGTAATACCATGAGGATTCTATAAAAGTATCAAATGTATCTGTTTCTATTTGACCTATTATTCCGTTATGATTATATTGAAACCAATCTAAATTATTTTTAATTTTTTTACTATAACTTTCTTTAATATTTTTATTGAATAATTTTTCTGGAAAAATAAGCGGTAAATCTTTTTGTTTTAATGGTATAAATTTTTTATTTTTTTGAATAATTATAGGAATTGGTGTTCCCCATATACGTTGCCTTGAAATACTCCAATCTTTTAAATTAAAATATTTTTTATAAAATGCTTGTTTTTTTAAAATTAAATATTTAATAATTAATTCATTATTATTTTTAATATTATTAGATAAATTTAATATTTTATTTTTTATAACCGATATATTATATTTATTTATAAAATTATAGTCTTGTTTATTATTTTTTGGATTACTAATAGTAGCTTTAATTTCATTATAATTAGACAAATAATTTACAATTATTATTGGTATTTTTTTTTTTAAAATAGTATTCTGTGCAAATAATTCACTATTAATATATTTTATATTATTAATTAAAAAATTATTATTTTCTAAATAAGATTTAGATGAATATTTATTAATATATTTTTTAATTTTTTTATTATCTATAAATTTTTTACATATTGGATGATTGTATAAAATTTTAATAAAAGAAATATTATTAATAATATAATAATATTTTTTTTCTATAAATACACTAAATGTATAATTAATATTATAAATTTTAAAAATTATTTCTATTCCTTCTATTTTACCAATCCAATTTTTTTGCATATTTTTTACTTTTTTAGGCCAACCATCTAAAAATTTTAAATCATTAAGTAATTCTTCAGCATAATTAGTAATTTTTAAAAACCACTGTTGAACTATTTTTTTTGTAACAGTACTATTACATCTCCAACAACATTTATTAATTACTTGTTCGTTAGCTAATATAGTTTTATCTATAGGACACCAATTAACTATATCATCTTTTTTATATGCTAAGCCTAATTTATATAATTTTAAAAAAAACCATTGTTCCCAACGATAATAATTAGGATCACATGTTGTAATTTCTCTATTCCAATCAAAACTAAATCCTAATAATTTTAATTGTTTTTTCATATATAAAATATTATTTTTAGTCCATATATTAGGAGATATATTATGATTATGAGCAGCTATTTCGGCTGGTAATCCAAAAGCATCCCATCCAATAGGATGTAAAACATTTTTACCTAACATACGTTGATATCTTGCAATAACATCTCCTATAGTATAATTACGTACATGTCCCATATGTAATTTTCCTGAAGGATATGGTAACATTGAAAGACAGTAAAATTTTTGTTTTTTATAATTTTCAATTACCTTAAAAGTTTTTTTAAGTTCCCATTTTTTTTGTACATAAGATTCTATTTTTTTAGGAAAGTATTCTTTTTTCATACAAAAATAATTCCTGAATATATTATTTAATATTTTGTTTATTTAAAATAATTAATTATATTACAAAAAATTTTTATTAATTATAATTTTATATAAAATTTACTTAAAAATATGGATTTTTATATCCAAGTAATTTAAGTATTTTTATTTCTTTTAATTGCATTATACATGTTTCTTTTATATTTTTATGATTATATGTTAATAAATGTAAGCATGAATGTATAATAATATGTGCCCAATGAGATTTTAATATTTTTTTTTGTAAAAAAGATTCATATTCAATAATTTCTTTACATAAAATAATATCACCTAATAATGTTTTTTTAAAAAAATTTTTTTCTAATAAAAAAGATAAAACATTAGTTGGTTTAGAAATATTTAAATATTTTTTATTTAATTTTAAAATAAATTCTTTTTCTACAATAGAAATATTTAATTCAATTTTGTAAATATTTTTTTTATAAAAAACTTTATATAGCCAATATAAAATATCATTTTTTAAAGGTAAATTATTATTATTTTTACAAAAATTATAATAATTTAAAAGTATATTTAATTTCATAAAATCCTGGAATAAAACTAATTTTTATAAAGAGATATAAATTTTCCATATAAAGAATATATATAAGAATCAATAATTTTTACATTAATAAATTTACCAATATAATTTTTTTCACTTATAAAAAAAACTATTCTATTATTCTCTGTTTTTCCAAAATACTTATTATTTTGTGTCGATACACCTTCTACTAAAATAATTTGTATTGTATTTAACATTCTTGAACTAAATTTTTTAGTCTGTTGTTTTATATAATATTGTAATAAATATAATCTTCTTTTTTTTTCTAAAATATTTATATTATCTTTTATTTTACTAGCAGGAGTTTTGGGTCTAGGAGAATAAATAAAACTAAAACCCATATCTAAATCTAGATCTAAAATCAGAGAAAGAGTATTTTTAAAATCTTTTTCAGTTTCTCCGGGAAATCCAACTATAAAATCAGAACTAATGTGAATATTAGGTCTAACAATTCTAAGTTTATTTATAATTTTACTATATTCAGATATAGTATATCTTCTTTTCATTAAAGATAAAATCTTATCAGAACCACTTTGTACTGGTAAATGTACATAATTTACTAATTTAGGAATTTTTTTATATATATTAATTAAATCATCAGAAAAATCTTTTGGATGACTTGTGGTAAATCTAATTCTTTTTATATTCTCTATTTTAGAAATTAATATTAATAATTTTGTAAAATTATAATATTTTTTATTTTTATTATCAAAATAATTATAAGAATTAACATTTTGTCCTAATAAATGTATTTCTTTAACTCCTTGAATAGATAAGTTTTTAATTTCTAAAAGTATATCTTGATAGGGTCTACTAATTTCTTTTCCTCTAGTATGAGGTACTATACAATAGGTACAATATTTATTACAACCTTCTATTATTGAAATAAAAGAACTTATATTTTTTTTTTTTGTTATAGGAAAAAACTTAAATTTTTCAATTTTAGGAAAACTAATATCAATTAAATATTTTTTAAACTTACGTATTTTATATATCATTTGAGGTAATCTATGAAAAGTTTGAGGACCAAAAATAATATCTACATAATTTGCTCTATTTAATATTTTTTTACCTTCTTGGGTAGCAACACAGCCTCCTACTCCAATGATAATTTCTGGATTATTTTTTTTTAAAATTTTCCATCTTCCTAATTGATGAAATAATTTTTCTTGTGCTTTTTCTCTAACAGAACAGGTATTTAATATTAAAATATTTGCGTTTTTTATAGATTTAGTAATTTTACAATTTAATTTACTTTCCAGAATATCAGCTATCTTAGAAGAATCATATTCATTCATTTGACAGCCCCAAGTTTTAATATATAATTTATCATTTAACATATTTAAGTAACTGATAATGTATCTTCTATTAATTTTTGTAAAAAAAGTAAAACTGGGGTACCTGGATTTGAACCAGGGATGCCGGTATCAAAAACCGGTGCCTTAACCACTTGGCTATACCCCATTATTATAATTTTGCGGAAGACGAGATTTGAACTCGTATTATAAATAAAATAACCAGAACCTAAATCTGGTGCGTCTACCAAATTCCGCCACTCCCGCAAATTATTCTTCATTTAGCTACGATGGGGATTGAACCCATGACCTCAGCGTTATGAGTGCTGTGCTCTAACCAAAACTGAGCTACGTAGCTAATAATTATTATATATTATGTAAATAATAAATTGCAACGTCAACTAATTTATTTATTTAATTTTATATTTAAATTAAATTTGTGAAAAGAGTAAAAAATATGTATAAGTATAGTAATTTTTATAAAAAAAATTTTATTTTTAAAATTATTGAACATGATATAGAAAATAAAAAATATAATCTGATATGTACTAGATTCCCCCCAGAACCAAATGGTTATTTACATATAGGACATATAAAATCTATTTGTTTAAATTTTTCAATTGCAAAATTTTATAAGGGAAAATTTTTTTTAAGAATTGATGATACTAATCCTTCAACAGAAAATATAAAATATATTAAATCTATAAAAAAAGATTTAATGTGGTTAGGATTTAAATGGGATCAAAATATAAAATATACATCTGATTATTTTAATATAATATATAAATATGCTATTGAATTAATTAACAAAAATTTAGCTTATGTTGATGAATTAAGTATAAAAGATATTCGAAATTATAGAGGTACATTATTAGTATCTGGTATAGATAGTCCATATAGAAATCGTTCAATAAAAGAAAATTTAGAATTATTTGAAAAAATGCGTTTAGGTAAATTTTCGGAAGGTAGTTTATCTTTACGAGCAAAAATAAATATGAAATCAAAAATAATTATAATGAGAGATCCTGTATTATATAGAATTAAATTTCAAAAACATCATCAAACTAATAAGAAATGGTGTATATATCCAACTTATGATTTTAGCCATTGTATATCTGATGCAGTTGAAGGAATTACACATTCTTTATGTACATTAGAATTTCAAGATAATAGAATATTATATAATTGGATACTTGATAATATCAGTATAAAAAATCGTCCTAAACAATATGAATTTTCAAAATTAAATATAGAATATGGAATAACTTCAAAACGCAATATTAATACGTTAATAAAAAATAAAATAGTTAGTGGATGGGATGATCCTCGTTTATTAACTATTTCTGGATTACGTAGAAAAGGATATACAGCTTTATCTTTAAAAAATTTTTGTTATCAAATAGGAGTAACTAAACAAAGTAATATTATAGAAATATCTTTTTTAGAATCTTGTATAAAATTAGAGTTAAATAAATCAGCTCCTAGAGCAATGGCGGTATTACGACCTTTAAAAATTATTATTGATAATTTTCCCTTAAAGAAAAAAATAAAATTAATAGTTCCTAATCATCCTAAAAATCAGGAAATGGGATATAAAAATATTTATTTTACTAAAGAAATATATATAGATGTTTTAGATTTTTCTGAATTAGAAAAAAAAGATTTTAAAAGGCTTATTTTAGGAAGTAAAGTAAGATTAAGATATTCTTTTGTTATTAAAGCAAAAAAAATTGTAAAAGATAAAAAGAATAATATTTTTTGTATACATTGTATATATTACAAAGACACATTAGGAATTAAAATAAATAAAAAAGAAAATAATATAAAAGGAATAATTCATTGGATATCTTGTGCATATGCTCAACCAGCTAAATTTTATTTATATGATAATTTATTTATAAAAAAAAATATTAATAATAATGATAATATTTTACAATTTTTAAATCCAAAATCATTATTAATATATGATGGTTTTATAGAAAAAAATTTACTAAAAAATAATCAAAATCTACATTTTCAATTTGAAAGAGAAGGATATTTTTATTTTGATAAAAAATATTCAAATAAAAATAAAATAATTTTTAATAGAATTTTATCATTAAAAAAAAAAAATAAATAAATAGATAAAATCAATTATATTTAAATATAATTGATTTTATAATAAGTATTAAATTTTTAATTCTTTAGATATTTGTTTAGTCCAAGTATTAATACGTAAATTAGTTAATTCTGGTTGTCTATCTTCATCTATAGTTAATCCTAAAAAATATTTCTTATTTTTTAAACTTTTAGTATCATTAAAATAATAACCTTTAGTAGGCCAATATCCTATAATTTGAGCTTTATTAGTTTTAACAATATCATAAAGTACTTTTATAGCATCACAAAAATATTCTCCATAATCTTCTTGATCACCACAACCAAATAAACCTAAATATTTGTTTTTAAAATTTATTTTTTGTAAAATAGGTAGAAAATTTTCCCAATCACATTGTACTTCACCATAATACCATGTTGGTACTCCTAATAAAATAATATTATATTTTTCAATATCCTGTTTTTCTACTTCAGAAATATTAAATACTGAAGAAATTTGTTTACTTAATTTTTTTTGTATATTAAAAGCAACATTTTCAGTATTTCCTGTATCACTACCAAAAAAGATACCAATTTTTGACATTTTTATTATTTTTCTCTAAAAATATTGTTTATAACATATTTTCAATATTAAATTAAATACTAATTTCGTATTTTCAATATGTAATAAATGACCAACATTTTTAATATTATATATTTTAGCATTAGGAAATTGAGAAAAAATATTTTTATAATAATTTTTATTTATATAACTTGATGTTTCTCCTTTGAAAAAAAAAATATTTCCATACCATTTAGGAATTAAATCCCAATCTAAAAGTTTTTGATATTCATTTTTTAATATTGGCCAATTAAATTCCCATTTACCATTTATAAACGTTTTTAATAATGTATTGATTATATATTTATTTTTAATATATAAATTCATTATATAAAATGCATTTTTTCTGGTCAAAAATTTTTTTTTATAAATTTGTTCTAATGCAAAAAATATATTTTTATTAGAAAATTGATATTTTACAGGAGCAATATCTAATATAATAATAGTTTTAATATTATTTAATAATTTAAATTGAGTGATATTCATAGCTATTTTACCACCCATAGAATGTCCAATCAGGATAATATTTTTTTTTATATTTAAAAAATATAAGGTATCTAATACATCCTTAGATAAGGAAATATAATTCATCTTTTTATTTTGTGGTGATAAACCATGATTTCTAATATCTAATAATATAATTTGATATTTTAAATATTTATTTAAAAATTTTCCCATTGAATATAAACTTTTTTTATTTCCAAATAATCCATGTAATATAATAATTGTATATTTTTTTTTAATAAGAAAATTATTATTTGGAATAATTAAATAATTAAGAATCATATAAAATAAATTTATTTAAAAAAAATATTTTATCACATAAAATAAAAAATTGAATTTTTAATATAATTTAAAATTATGATATAATTAATTTAAATAATATATTTTTTTAAAAATATTTTAAAATTTTTTTATTAAATATTAACTAATGATATTATATGAAAAATATTAATCCTACAAAAACTATTTCTTGGAAATATTTAAAAAATCATTTAAAGGAAATGAAAAAAATTACTATTAATGATTTATTTAAAATTGATAAAAATAGATTTAAAAATTTTTCAATTAATTTTGAAAATATAATTCTTTTTGACTATTCAAAAAATTTTATTAATAAAAAAACTCTACATTATTTAATAAATTTAGCCAAGGAAACTAAATGTATTGATGCCATTCATTCAATGTTTTATGGTAAAAAAATTAATATTACAGAAAAACAGGCTGTTTTACATACAGCATTAAGATATAATCGTAATTATGATAATTATTTTTTAAAAAATCAAGAAATTTATAATAATATAGATAAGATTTTAAAAAAAATTGAAAATATTTCTAATAATATAATTTTAGAAAAATGGAAAGGTTATACAAATAAAAAAATTAAAAACATAGTAAATATAGGAATAGGAGGTTCTCATTTAGGACCTTTAATGATTACAAAATCATTACAATCATATAAAAATAAATTAAATTTATTTTTTTTATCTAATATTGATTCAAATAAATTAATAAATATTATTAATAAAATCAAACCAGAAGAAAGTTTATTTATTATTGCATCAAAAACTTTTAGTACACAAGAAACAATATCTAATGCTTTAAGTATAAAAAAATGGTTTATAAAAAATATAAATACAACTTTTAATAAAAATATTTTTTCAAAACATTTTATTGCAGTTACAAATAATATAAATGCCGCAATAAATTTTGGTATAGATGAAAAAAATATTTTACCATTATTATCTGAAATAGGAGGACGTTTTTCTTTATGGTCATCTATTGGATTAGTAATATCTTTATCTATTGGATTTAATAATTTTAAAAAATTATTACAAGGAGCAAATAAAATGGATCATCATTTTTTTTCTACTCCTATAAATACAAATATTCCTATTATTATGGCCTTAATTAGTATCTGGTATAATAATTTTTGGAATACAGAAACAGAGGCAATAATTCCCTATTGTGATAATATGTGTTTTTTACCATTATATTTACAACAATTAAATATGGAATCTAATGGTAAATCTATAGATAGAAATGGTAATAAAATAAAATATCAAACTAGTTCTATTATATGGGGAGACGTAGGAACTAATGGACAACATTCTTTTTTTCAAATGTTACATCAAGGAACTAAATTAATACCGTGTGATTTTATAGCTACTGCTATATCTGATAATAAAAATTATAAAGATCATCATACTAAACTTATTGCAAATTATATTGCACAAACAAAAGCATTAGCTTTTGGTAATCTCGATACTTTTTCTTGTAAAGAAAACTTATATCAATGTTGTTTTGGAAATAAACCAAGTAATTCTATTTTTTTAAAAAAAATAACTCCTTATAGTTTAGGATTATTAATTTCATATTATGAACATAAAATTTTTATACAAGGAGTAATTTTAAATATATTTTCTTTTGATCAATGGGGGGTTGAATTAGGAAAAAAAATAGCTAATTTTTTAGTTAAAAATATAGATAGAAATATTCAAAATTTAACTCAATATGATTGCTCATCTCAAGGATTAATTAATTTTTATAAATCTTTTAATTAAAGTTAATTTTTAAAAATTTTTATAATATATTTTATATTAAAATATTTGATCATATATAATTATTTTTTTTAGATTTTGAATATAATTTTTTATAAGATTTTTGATATTTAAATATTAGTTCAAAGTTAATGTTTTTATTTAAAATTTTAATATTTTTAGAATATTTTGTCATAATTTTTTTTATTGTAGGAGATAATTCAATCGTAGAGTAATTAGTAAATAATTTTATATTACCTATAGTATTACTATTTATTTTAAATTCGTTAATAATAGTTCCAACAATATGACGTACTTCTACTTTATCATTTTTACCTATATTAATACGATATGTATCCATATATTTTTTTATTTTTTTGTATTTTTTAATATATTTATTTTTAAAAAAATTTAATTTTTTATTATATAATTTTTTTTTAATAGGATCTGGGGATAAAATCAAAGGTTTTTTATTTTGAGATAATTTTAATAAGATTATTGTTAATTTTTCTTCACTAATATTACTTTTAATAATTAGTGTTGATATAATATTTTTATATTTAATTAAATCTGTATTATTTATTAAATATAATTCTTTTTGTATTTTTTTAGTTAAATTTTCTAGTCTTTTTTGACATAAAATTTTATTATTAGGTAATAATATTTCCTGAATATTACATTTTATTCTACGTTCAATGTTTTTAAGTAATCTTTTTTCCCTATATTCAATAAATGTTAAAGATTTACCTTGTCTTCCTGCTCTTCCTGTTCTTCCAATACGATGAATATATGAGTCTATATCCATAGGTAAATCATAATTTATAACTAAATTTATCCTAGTTACATCTAATCCTCTTGCAGCAATATCAGTGGCAATTAAAATATCTAATTTCCCATTTCTAAATTTTTCTAATGTTTGTTCTCTATTATTTTGATTCATATCTCCATTTAACGCTGCACTATTATAATTAAATTTTTTTAATATATCAGCTATTTCTATAGTTGAAGTTTTAGTTTTTACAAAAATTAAAACTGCATTAAAATCTTCCGTTTCTAGAAATTTCATTAAAGCATTTATTTTTTTACCATGTACTAACCAGTAATTTTGATTAATATCTGGAACTGTTTTAACATCTGTTTTAATAAATATTTCATATGGATGAATCATAAATTTTTTAGTTATATTTTTAATTCTTTTAGGCATAGTTGCCGAAAATAATGAAGTTTGGTATTTTTTAGGTATTGTAGATAATATTTTTTCTACATCTTCAATAAATCCCATTCTTAACATTTCATCTGCTTCATCTATTACTAAACTAGTTAATTTCGACAAATTAACAGTTTTTCTTTGAATATGATCTAATAAACGTCCTGGAGTAGCTACGATGATTTGAACTCCCAAATGTAAACGTTTAAATTGTATGTTATAAGATTGACCTCCATATAACGCTAAAACACTAATTCCATTTATATATTTTGAAAAGATTGAAGTTTCTTTAGTTACCTGTATTGCTAATTCTCTTGTAGGTGTTAAAACTAAAATTTGAGTTTTTTTAATAGATAAATTTAAATTATTTAATAATGGTAACATAAATGCAGCAGTTTTACCACTACCTGTTTGTGCTATACCTAATACATCTTTCCCTAATAATAAATATGGAATACATTTTTTCTGAATAGGAGATGGTTTCACATATCCTATATCATCTAGTGCTTTTAAAAGAAACTTATTTAGACCAAATTTAGTGAAAGTAAGATTTATCATATAATATATATGCCTATTTAAAATGTAAAATATAATTAATTATGTAATAATTATTAGATGGGATTATAAAATTAAATTGTAATTATGTTTTATTATAAACATAATTACAAATAATAAAAATTATTTAATATAAATAATAATTTTACAATTAATTTTTTATAAATTACTATATTAGTAAATATTTATATTTTTAAAATATTATTTATTAAAATAATTTATATAATTATTTGTAAATAATTTTTTATAAAAATAAATTTTGAAAAATTAACTTTTCTCAATAACAGCTTTTATGCTTAATCTAATTCTTCCCTGTTTATCAATTTCCATGACTTTAACAAGTACATTTTGTAATAATTGTAAATAGTCACTAACTTTACTTACATGTTTATGTGTAATTTGAGAAATATGTACTAATCCTTCTTTACCGTTTCCTATGGAAATAAAAGCACCAAAATCAACAATACGTACAACTTTACCATTATATATTTGTCCCACAATAATATCTGCAGTAATTTCTTCTATACGTCTAATTGCAAATCTAATTTTTTCATTATTTTTCGCTGCAATTTTTACAATTCCATTATCTTCTATTTCAATAATTGTATCAGTTTCTTCTGTTAAAGCTCTAATAACAGATCCTCCTTTACCTATCATATCTTTAATTTTTTCTGGATTTATTTTTATTGTATGAATTCTTGGTGCAAATTC
It encodes:
- the leuS gene encoding leucine--tRNA ligase, with the translated sequence MKKEYFPKKIESYVQKKWELKKTFKVIENYKKQKFYCLSMLPYPSGKLHMGHVRNYTIGDVIARYQRMLGKNVLHPIGWDAFGLPAEIAAHNHNISPNIWTKNNILYMKKQLKLLGFSFDWNREITTCDPNYYRWEQWFFLKLYKLGLAYKKDDIVNWCPIDKTILANEQVINKCCWRCNSTVTKKIVQQWFLKITNYAEELLNDLKFLDGWPKKVKNMQKNWIGKIEGIEIIFKIYNINYTFSVFIEKKYYYIINNISFIKILYNHPICKKFIDNKKIKKYINKYSSKSYLENNNFLINNIKYINSELFAQNTILKKKIPIIIVNYLSNYNEIKATISNPKNNKQDYNFINKYNISVIKNKILNLSNNIKNNNELIIKYLILKKQAFYKKYFNLKDWSISRQRIWGTPIPIIIQKNKKFIPLKQKDLPLIFPEKLFNKNIKESYSKKIKNNLDWFQYNHNGIIGQIETDTFDTFIESSWYYARYTCTNEKNNMINKKTAKYWLPVDQYIGGIEHATMHLIYFRFFHKLMRDIGLLHTNEPVKKLLCQGMVLANSYYYIDEKKKYHWINEKNIFFDKKNNIFINNEGRKVINNGMIKMSKSKNNGIDPQNIIEKYGADSLRLFIMFAAPPTMDLEWQETGIKGMYRFLKKIWKFIYKYRKLSNNYQKIKKTKLSFSYNKKQLIIQNYINEIIIKVTNNFEKNQSFNTAISSIMILFNKILKYKIYNNIDYTIIFNSILSILKMLYPFTPHICFVLWKYMGNKNNIDYELWPIISKIDTKKINNKFNIVIQIDGKKKYIISMLNKYKDNQNYIKEYILLHNKISKLLINTKILKIIYIPQKIFNIVTKKK
- the ybeY gene encoding rRNA maturation RNase YbeY: MKLNILLNYYNFCKNNNNLPLKNDILYWLYKVFYKKNIYKIELNISIVEKEFILKLNKKYLNISKPTNVLSFLLEKNFFKKTLLGDIILCKEIIEYESFLQKKILKSHWAHIIIHSCLHLLTYNHKNIKETCIMQLKEIKILKLLGYKNPYF
- the miaB gene encoding tRNA (N6-isopentenyl adenosine(37)-C2)-methylthiotransferase MiaB, whose translation is MLNDKLYIKTWGCQMNEYDSSKIADILESKLNCKITKSIKNANILILNTCSVREKAQEKLFHQLGRWKILKKNNPEIIIGVGGCVATQEGKKILNRANYVDIIFGPQTFHRLPQMIYKIRKFKKYLIDISFPKIEKFKFFPITKKKNISSFISIIEGCNKYCTYCIVPHTRGKEISRPYQDILLEIKNLSIQGVKEIHLLGQNVNSYNYFDNKNKKYYNFTKLLILISKIENIKRIRFTTSHPKDFSDDLINIYKKIPKLVNYVHLPVQSGSDKILSLMKRRYTISEYSKIINKLRIVRPNIHISSDFIVGFPGETEKDFKNTLSLILDLDLDMGFSFIYSPRPKTPASKIKDNINILEKKRRLYLLQYYIKQQTKKFSSRMLNTIQIILVEGVSTQNNKYFGKTENNRIVFFISEKNYIGKFINVKIIDSYIYSLYGKFISLYKN
- the glnS gene encoding glutamine--tRNA ligase yields the protein MYKYSNFYKKNFIFKIIEHDIENKKYNLICTRFPPEPNGYLHIGHIKSICLNFSIAKFYKGKFFLRIDDTNPSTENIKYIKSIKKDLMWLGFKWDQNIKYTSDYFNIIYKYAIELINKNLAYVDELSIKDIRNYRGTLLVSGIDSPYRNRSIKENLELFEKMRLGKFSEGSLSLRAKINMKSKIIIMRDPVLYRIKFQKHHQTNKKWCIYPTYDFSHCISDAVEGITHSLCTLEFQDNRILYNWILDNISIKNRPKQYEFSKLNIEYGITSKRNINTLIKNKIVSGWDDPRLLTISGLRRKGYTALSLKNFCYQIGVTKQSNIIEISFLESCIKLELNKSAPRAMAVLRPLKIIIDNFPLKKKIKLIVPNHPKNQEMGYKNIYFTKEIYIDVLDFSELEKKDFKRLILGSKVRLRYSFVIKAKKIVKDKKNNIFCIHCIYYKDTLGIKINKKENNIKGIIHWISCAYAQPAKFYLYDNLFIKKNINNNDNILQFLNPKSLLIYDGFIEKNLLKNNQNLHFQFEREGYFYFDKKYSNKNKIIFNRILSLKKKNK
- the fldA gene encoding flavodoxin FldA, producing MSKIGIFFGSDTGNTENVAFNIQKKLSKQISSVFNISEVEKQDIEKYNIILLGVPTWYYGEVQCDWENFLPILQKINFKNKYLGLFGCGDQEDYGEYFCDAIKVLYDIVKTNKAQIIGYWPTKGYYFNDTKSLKNKKYFLGLTIDEDRQPELTNLRINTWTKQISKELKI
- a CDS encoding alpha/beta fold hydrolase, whose amino-acid sequence is MILNYLIIPNNNFLIKKKYTIIILHGLFGNKKSLYSMGKFLNKYLKYQIILLDIRNHGLSPQNKKMNYISLSKDVLDTLYFLNIKKNIILIGHSMGGKIAMNITQFKLLNNIKTIIILDIAPVKYQFSNKNIFFALEQIYKKKFLTRKNAFYIMNLYIKNKYIINTLLKTFINGKWEFNWPILKNEYQKLLDWDLIPKWYGNIFFFKGETSSYINKNYYKNIFSQFPNAKIYNIKNVGHLLHIENTKLVFNLILKICYKQYF
- the pgi gene encoding glucose-6-phosphate isomerase; protein product: MKNINPTKTISWKYLKNHLKEMKKITINDLFKIDKNRFKNFSINFENIILFDYSKNFINKKTLHYLINLAKETKCIDAIHSMFYGKKINITEKQAVLHTALRYNRNYDNYFLKNQEIYNNIDKILKKIENISNNIILEKWKGYTNKKIKNIVNIGIGGSHLGPLMITKSLQSYKNKLNLFFLSNIDSNKLINIINKIKPEESLFIIASKTFSTQETISNALSIKKWFIKNINTTFNKNIFSKHFIAVTNNINAAINFGIDEKNILPLLSEIGGRFSLWSSIGLVISLSIGFNNFKKLLQGANKMDHHFFSTPINTNIPIIMALISIWYNNFWNTETEAIIPYCDNMCFLPLYLQQLNMESNGKSIDRNGNKIKYQTSSIIWGDVGTNGQHSFFQMLHQGTKLIPCDFIATAISDNKNYKDHHTKLIANYIAQTKALAFGNLDTFSCKENLYQCCFGNKPSNSIFLKKITPYSLGLLISYYEHKIFIQGVILNIFSFDQWGVELGKKIANFLVKNIDRNIQNLTQYDCSSQGLINFYKSFN
- a CDS encoding DEAD/DEAH box helicase; translation: MINLTFTKFGLNKFLLKALDDIGYVKPSPIQKKCIPYLLLGKDVLGIAQTGSGKTAAFMLPLLNNLNLSIKKTQILVLTPTRELAIQVTKETSIFSKYINGISVLALYGGQSYNIQFKRLHLGVQIIVATPGRLLDHIQRKTVNLSKLTSLVIDEADEMLRMGFIEDVEKILSTIPKKYQTSLFSATMPKRIKNITKKFMIHPYEIFIKTDVKTVPDINQNYWLVHGKKINALMKFLETEDFNAVLIFVKTKTSTIEIADILKKFNYNSAALNGDMNQNNREQTLEKFRNGKLDILIATDIAARGLDVTRINLVINYDLPMDIDSYIHRIGRTGRAGRQGKSLTFIEYREKRLLKNIERRIKCNIQEILLPNNKILCQKRLENLTKKIQKELYLINNTDLIKYKNIISTLIIKSNISEEKLTIILLKLSQNKKPLILSPDPIKKKLYNKKLNFFKNKYIKKYKKIKKYMDTYRINIGKNDKVEVRHIVGTIINEFKINSNTIGNIKLFTNYSTIELSPTIKKIMTKYSKNIKILNKNINFELIFKYQKSYKKLYSKSKKNNYI